A region of Pyxidicoccus parkwaysis DNA encodes the following proteins:
- a CDS encoding cupin domain-containing protein, with product MSDQDRAIAKLLDPLSLPAFLEAYWEKEPLHVQRHAPNHYAGMFGLDEVEQYLFTVKPRGNELRLVAMGKPDIVFHEQEEAPPRMVFQAFREGYTLNLNGVHRRWPAVHMMVDAVQRRLRCYANGNAYITGPASQGFGTHHDGHDVFVLQTCGRKRWRLYTPQEQFPLEGRKMGDEDWGPPVREIELTAGDLLYLPRGTPHSAVTGDCCSVHLSIGVRPLLLDAVLAELIRAVVSRHPHWRRSVAPMGTRCSRQVPCIYELAEQLSDDIRGMGPLEPLLETLEARLMQADEDVGPGPGGYLRSLEDLDALRPDSELETRPGHASVLSRNGDEVSLGFNGGSMVAPAFCEPALRYVLEQSRFRIQDLPDTLTEEARVTLCRRLVREGLLRVAA from the coding sequence ATGTCCGACCAAGACCGTGCCATCGCGAAGCTGCTCGACCCGCTGTCCCTCCCCGCGTTCCTGGAGGCGTACTGGGAGAAGGAACCGCTCCACGTCCAGCGACATGCGCCCAATCACTACGCAGGCATGTTCGGGCTGGACGAAGTCGAGCAGTACCTCTTCACCGTGAAGCCGCGCGGCAATGAATTGCGCCTGGTGGCCATGGGGAAGCCCGACATCGTCTTCCACGAGCAGGAGGAGGCCCCGCCGCGCATGGTGTTCCAGGCCTTCCGCGAGGGATACACCCTCAACCTCAACGGCGTGCACCGGCGCTGGCCCGCGGTGCACATGATGGTGGACGCCGTGCAGCGCCGGCTCCGCTGCTACGCCAACGGCAACGCATACATCACCGGCCCGGCGTCGCAGGGCTTCGGCACGCACCACGACGGCCACGACGTCTTCGTGCTCCAGACCTGCGGCCGCAAGCGGTGGCGGCTGTACACGCCCCAGGAGCAATTCCCGCTGGAGGGCCGGAAGATGGGAGACGAGGACTGGGGCCCCCCGGTCCGCGAAATCGAGCTGACGGCGGGAGACCTGCTGTACCTGCCGAGGGGAACTCCGCACTCGGCCGTCACCGGCGACTGCTGCTCCGTCCACCTGTCGATTGGAGTCCGGCCGCTGTTGCTGGACGCGGTGCTGGCCGAGCTCATCCGCGCCGTGGTGAGCAGGCATCCGCACTGGCGCCGCTCCGTCGCGCCCATGGGGACGCGTTGCAGCCGGCAGGTGCCCTGCATCTACGAGCTGGCGGAACAACTGTCGGACGACATCCGGGGAATGGGCCCGTTGGAGCCGCTGCTGGAGACGCTGGAAGCGCGGCTCATGCAAGCGGATGAAGACGTGGGCCCTGGCCCCGGAGGATACCTGCGCTCCCTGGAGGACCTGGACGCGCTCCGTCCGGACAGCGAGCTGGAGACACGGCCAGGACACGCGAGCGTGCTGTCCAGAAACGGAGACGAGGTGAGCCTCGGCTTCAACGGAGGCTCGATGGTGGCGCCCGCGTTCTGCGAGCCCGCGCTCCGCTATGTCCTCGAGCAATCCCGGTTCCGGATTCAGGACCTGCCGGACACCTTGACCGAGGAGGCACGGGTGACGCTGTGCCGCCGCCTCGTCCGTGAAGGACTGCTACGCGTCGCCGCGTGA
- a CDS encoding alpha/beta fold hydrolase encodes MVVALGAVILLAGAAAAAWWWMGRGLFQPGTVEQTLTARGETLDVPPGQQADAPRWRVAPEVELHHVAVGQGRDVVVVHGGPGLPPAAPWRAALLPGDGLRWHFYDQRGCGASSRPLTHAPAGGTWKAMQEVEARLGLAEQLADLERIRRLLGKERLTLVGHSFGALVAMLYAAEWPERVEALVLVAPAPLVTMPVGDGDLFTQVGARLDAEGRRALDAWMARTFDFPARLKEDEAALSEHFARFGPLYAQAVRKERPGALLPASGTPGGLLSLGLYLSLGRHHDWSAWLGRVHAPTLVIHGAEDLQPRAATARVVEALPQARLMELAGTGHFPFEEQPEAFASTVRAFLTEVER; translated from the coding sequence ATGGTGGTGGCACTCGGAGCAGTCATCCTGCTTGCGGGAGCGGCGGCGGCCGCGTGGTGGTGGATGGGCCGAGGGCTCTTCCAGCCGGGCACGGTGGAGCAGACGCTGACCGCGAGGGGCGAGACGCTGGACGTCCCTCCCGGACAGCAGGCGGACGCTCCACGGTGGCGGGTGGCGCCGGAAGTGGAACTGCACCACGTGGCCGTGGGCCAGGGCCGGGACGTCGTCGTCGTGCACGGTGGCCCGGGACTTCCTCCGGCGGCGCCCTGGCGCGCGGCGTTGCTCCCCGGTGACGGGCTGCGCTGGCACTTCTACGACCAGCGCGGCTGTGGTGCCTCCTCCCGTCCCCTCACCCACGCTCCGGCGGGTGGGACGTGGAAGGCCATGCAGGAGGTGGAGGCGCGGCTGGGGCTCGCCGAGCAGTTGGCGGACCTGGAGCGCATCCGGCGCCTGCTCGGAAAGGAGCGTCTGACGCTGGTGGGCCACTCCTTCGGCGCGCTGGTGGCCATGCTCTACGCGGCGGAGTGGCCGGAGCGGGTGGAGGCCCTCGTGCTGGTGGCGCCCGCGCCGCTGGTGACGATGCCCGTTGGTGACGGGGACCTGTTCACCCAGGTGGGCGCGCGACTGGATGCGGAAGGACGGCGCGCGCTGGACGCATGGATGGCGCGCACCTTCGACTTCCCCGCGCGCCTGAAGGAGGACGAAGCCGCGCTGTCCGAGCACTTCGCGCGCTTCGGTCCCCTCTACGCGCAGGCCGTGCGGAAGGAGCGCCCCGGCGCGTTGCTGCCCGCATCCGGCACGCCCGGAGGGCTGCTCTCGCTGGGGCTCTACCTCAGCCTGGGGCGCCACCACGACTGGAGTGCCTGGCTGGGCCGCGTGCACGCGCCCACCCTCGTCATCCACGGTGCCGAGGACCTGCAGCCCCGTGCCGCCACGGCCCGCGTGGTAGAAGCCCTACCGCAAGCGCGGCTGATGGAGCTGGCGGGCACCGGGCACTTCCCCTTCGAGGAACAGCCCGAGGCCTTCGCCTCCACGGTGCGCGCCTTCCTCACGGAGGTGGAGCGGTGA
- a CDS encoding ATP-binding cassette domain-containing protein: MTQSLSSLCWPVARLGEALQQLAHHSGMPGRNVPKLPVPEASLQGGEQPIGPWIESAATFLGFEAEPVGTRYAELHALLHRAGPALVQLPSDAEPRVLVLLGERRGRLRLLGPDSKVESITWSALHDALCEDIEAPVRPSVETLLEQAQVPARRRDHVRTLILGERLGTLWLDVGWLLRLPPGRAFRTQLAHAHVHRRLAMLLAAHTTQYALGLVSWWLIGKGLLLGQVDRGWLLAWAMLLLSQVPVQMLAQALSAKLSIEAGGLLKQRLLTGALRMDVEQVRGQGAGQLLGRVLEADAFEALALNGGIAGMLALLELLFAVGVLAVGVGAVPALLLLGWTALTLYGGWRCIRARQRWNDSRVGMTNDLIERMVGHRTRLAQESRERWHDGEDHALEQYQRVSEHLDRREVLLTGLMPRGWLLLGLMGLALTLALRGASPVTLAIGVGGVLLAYRAFSRLVMGLSALAESGSAWKQIAGLFHAASRTEDAAVPVFVRNSRPAEGNTLALNPRRGDDVLLEAQHLVFRYPERSTPALDGCDLRIHRGEHVLLEGRSGGGKSTLGALLAGLRQPQSGLLLLRGLDRRTLGPDRWREGVVAAPQFHENHVFSGTLAFNLLMSRAWPPKPEDLELAAAVCEELGLGDLLARMPAGLMQIVGETGWQLSHGERSRLFIARALIQQADLLVLDESFAALDPETLRRCYQCVAARVPSLLVIAHP; the protein is encoded by the coding sequence ATGACGCAATCCCTGTCATCGCTCTGCTGGCCCGTCGCCAGGCTGGGCGAAGCCCTCCAGCAGCTCGCACACCACAGCGGCATGCCCGGCCGCAACGTCCCGAAGCTGCCCGTCCCCGAGGCATCACTCCAAGGTGGCGAGCAGCCCATCGGACCTTGGATTGAGTCCGCCGCCACCTTCCTCGGCTTCGAGGCGGAGCCCGTTGGCACGCGCTACGCGGAGCTGCACGCCCTGCTGCACCGCGCGGGGCCGGCCCTGGTGCAGCTCCCCTCGGACGCCGAGCCGCGAGTGCTCGTGCTCCTCGGAGAGCGGCGAGGCCGGCTGCGCCTGCTGGGCCCGGACTCGAAGGTGGAGTCCATCACCTGGAGCGCGCTGCACGACGCGCTCTGCGAGGACATCGAAGCGCCCGTGCGACCCTCGGTGGAGACGCTGCTCGAACAGGCGCAGGTGCCCGCCCGCCGCCGCGACCATGTCCGCACGCTCATCCTGGGCGAGCGGCTGGGCACGCTATGGCTCGACGTGGGCTGGCTGCTGCGCCTTCCTCCGGGCCGGGCCTTCCGCACGCAGCTCGCGCACGCGCACGTCCACCGCCGGCTCGCGATGCTCCTCGCGGCGCACACCACGCAGTACGCCCTGGGCCTCGTGTCCTGGTGGCTCATCGGCAAGGGATTGCTGCTGGGACAGGTGGACCGGGGATGGCTGCTCGCGTGGGCGATGCTCCTGCTCTCCCAGGTGCCGGTGCAGATGCTGGCGCAGGCGCTGTCCGCGAAGCTGAGCATCGAGGCCGGAGGCCTGTTGAAGCAGCGGCTGCTCACGGGCGCCTTGCGCATGGACGTGGAGCAGGTCCGGGGCCAGGGCGCGGGGCAGTTGCTCGGACGCGTGCTGGAGGCCGATGCCTTCGAGGCGCTGGCCCTGAATGGCGGCATCGCGGGGATGCTCGCGCTGCTGGAGTTGCTCTTCGCGGTGGGCGTGCTCGCCGTCGGCGTGGGCGCGGTGCCCGCGCTGCTGCTGCTCGGGTGGACGGCGCTCACGCTCTACGGCGGCTGGCGCTGCATCCGGGCCCGGCAGCGCTGGAATGACTCGCGCGTTGGCATGACCAACGACCTCATCGAGCGCATGGTCGGCCACCGCACGCGGCTGGCGCAGGAATCGCGCGAGCGCTGGCACGACGGCGAGGACCACGCGCTGGAGCAGTACCAGCGTGTGTCCGAGCACCTGGACCGGCGCGAGGTGTTGCTCACCGGGCTGATGCCTCGCGGCTGGCTGCTCCTGGGATTGATGGGCCTGGCCCTCACGCTCGCGCTGAGGGGCGCCTCGCCGGTGACGCTCGCCATCGGCGTGGGCGGCGTGCTGCTCGCATACCGCGCCTTCAGCCGGCTGGTGATGGGCCTGTCCGCGCTCGCCGAGTCGGGCAGCGCCTGGAAGCAGATTGCCGGCCTCTTCCACGCCGCGAGCCGGACGGAGGACGCCGCCGTGCCGGTGTTCGTCCGAAACTCCAGGCCCGCGGAGGGAAACACCCTCGCCCTGAATCCGCGCCGGGGCGACGACGTGCTGCTCGAGGCACAGCACCTCGTCTTCCGCTATCCGGAGCGGAGCACGCCCGCGCTCGACGGCTGTGATTTGCGCATCCACCGGGGCGAGCACGTGCTCCTGGAGGGCCGCTCCGGCGGAGGCAAGTCCACGCTGGGTGCGCTGCTCGCGGGACTGCGCCAGCCACAGTCCGGGCTTCTGCTGCTGCGCGGGCTGGACCGGCGCACGCTCGGACCCGACCGGTGGAGAGAGGGCGTCGTCGCCGCGCCCCAGTTCCATGAGAACCACGTGTTCTCCGGCACGCTCGCGTTCAACCTGCTGATGAGCCGCGCGTGGCCGCCGAAGCCGGAGGATTTGGAATTGGCGGCGGCCGTCTGCGAGGAACTCGGGCTGGGAGACCTCCTCGCGCGGATGCCCGCGGGCCTGATGCAGATTGTCGGAGAGACGGGCTGGCAACTCTCCCACGGCGAGCGCAGCCGGCTGTTCATCGCCCGCGCGCTGATTCAACAGGCGGACCTGCTCGTGCTGGACGAGAGCTTCGCCGCGCTGGACCCGGAGACGCTACGCCGCTGCTACCAGTGCGTCGCGGCCCGGGTCCCCAGCCTCCTGGTCATCGCTCATCCCTGA
- a CDS encoding ATP-binding cassette domain-containing protein, whose protein sequence is MIRLRPTDGPRRFAPEVIQSSWMDCGPAALKCLLEGFGIPVSYGRLREACQTGVDGTSIDTLEEVARRCGLDAEQQLLPADHLLEPASGALPAIVIVQLPSGATHFVVVWRRHGRFVQVMDPSRGRRWVSLRGLIGELYLHTTALPAPAWRDWAGSETMLAVLRGQLRALGLEDGEIDEHLRVALADAGWHPLAALDATRKMVGYLVRSGGLTAGRPAARAVDTFFHQTLREPPLAPVTVSRPYWPVVPLPGESEADTRLAFRGAVLIHASSRRQGVQPHEGLPPELAAALTEPPPRPGRELVRMLRADGLVAPAALLTGLGLAAFGTVGEALLFRGLLEVGNRLTLLSQWLQALLALCVFLSICLGLDVLNGLSMRKTGRRLEVRFRMAFLEKLPRMHDRYFSSRPHSDMAERCHSLHRLRLLPGLGGQLVLGIFELLLTTVGLIWLDPGSAPAALALMLTALLTPLAIQPVLAERELRVRSHSAALSRFYLDALIGLVSVRAHGAERALRREHEGHVVEWARSSAALQRVSVWVEGLLALVSLGLAVVLVFGHLSRAGAQSSSLLVLYWTLNLPLVGQKLAQLARQYPLHRNVTLRLMEPLGARDEMGDTPAASEDAARAAPATQGVAVDFQGVSVVAGGHTVLEDVALSIAPGTHVGIVGPSGAGKSSLVGLLVGWHHAAGGELLVDGAPLDGARLERLRRETAWVDPAVQLWNRSFLDNLTYGAASELPASLSPVIGAADLLPVLERLPDGLQTSLGEGGARVSGGEGQRVRFGRAMLRSDVRLAILDEPFRGLDRERRHELLERARERWARATLLCITHDVAETRDFDQVLVVEAGRVVEHGEPSVLAAMPGSRYRALLEAEAQAKAEVWSNDTWTRARMENGALVTAPRETPREDTWAEEAVA, encoded by the coding sequence ATGATTCGCCTTCGTCCCACCGACGGTCCCCGGCGATTCGCCCCCGAGGTCATCCAGTCGTCGTGGATGGACTGCGGCCCCGCGGCGCTCAAGTGCCTGCTGGAAGGCTTCGGCATCCCCGTCAGCTACGGCCGGCTTCGCGAGGCCTGTCAGACGGGCGTCGACGGCACCTCCATCGACACGTTGGAGGAGGTCGCGCGGCGCTGCGGCCTCGACGCCGAGCAGCAGCTCCTTCCCGCGGACCACCTGCTGGAGCCGGCCTCGGGTGCACTGCCCGCCATCGTCATCGTGCAGCTTCCGAGCGGTGCCACGCACTTCGTCGTGGTGTGGCGGCGTCACGGCCGGTTCGTGCAGGTGATGGACCCGAGCCGGGGCCGCCGCTGGGTGTCGCTGCGGGGGCTCATCGGAGAGCTGTACCTGCACACCACCGCGCTCCCGGCTCCCGCCTGGCGCGACTGGGCCGGCTCCGAAACGATGCTGGCGGTGCTGAGAGGGCAGCTCCGTGCGCTGGGGTTGGAGGACGGCGAGATTGACGAACACCTGCGCGTGGCGCTCGCGGACGCGGGATGGCATCCGCTCGCGGCGCTGGATGCCACGCGGAAGATGGTCGGCTACCTCGTGCGCTCGGGAGGACTGACGGCGGGACGTCCGGCGGCGCGAGCCGTGGACACGTTCTTCCACCAGACGCTGCGCGAGCCGCCGCTGGCGCCCGTCACCGTCTCCCGTCCGTACTGGCCCGTCGTGCCGCTGCCGGGCGAGAGCGAGGCGGACACGCGGCTCGCCTTCCGGGGCGCGGTGCTGATTCACGCCTCCAGCCGGCGTCAGGGAGTCCAGCCCCACGAGGGCCTGCCCCCGGAGCTCGCCGCCGCGCTGACCGAGCCCCCTCCCCGTCCCGGACGCGAGCTCGTGCGCATGCTGCGCGCCGATGGGCTCGTGGCACCGGCCGCGCTGCTGACGGGGTTGGGGCTGGCCGCATTCGGCACCGTCGGAGAAGCGCTGCTGTTTCGCGGGCTACTCGAGGTGGGCAACCGGCTCACCCTCCTCTCGCAGTGGCTCCAGGCCCTGCTCGCGCTCTGCGTCTTCCTCTCCATCTGCCTGGGGCTGGACGTGCTCAACGGCCTGTCCATGCGCAAGACGGGACGGAGGCTGGAGGTGCGCTTCCGGATGGCGTTCCTCGAGAAGCTCCCCCGGATGCACGACCGCTACTTCAGCAGCCGGCCCCACTCCGACATGGCCGAGCGCTGCCACAGCCTGCACCGGCTGCGCCTGCTGCCCGGGCTGGGTGGACAGCTCGTGCTCGGCATCTTCGAGTTGCTGCTCACCACCGTGGGCCTCATCTGGCTGGACCCGGGGAGCGCACCCGCCGCGCTGGCACTCATGCTCACCGCGCTGCTCACGCCGCTGGCGATTCAGCCGGTGCTCGCCGAGCGCGAGCTGCGGGTGCGCAGCCACTCCGCCGCGCTCTCGCGCTTCTACCTGGATGCACTGATTGGGCTCGTGTCGGTGCGAGCGCACGGCGCGGAGCGCGCGCTGCGGCGCGAGCACGAGGGCCACGTGGTGGAGTGGGCGCGCTCGTCGGCGGCGCTTCAGCGCGTGTCTGTATGGGTGGAAGGCCTGCTGGCGCTGGTGAGCCTGGGACTCGCGGTGGTGCTCGTCTTCGGGCACCTGTCGCGGGCGGGAGCCCAGAGCAGCTCGCTCCTGGTCCTCTACTGGACGCTCAACCTGCCGCTGGTGGGGCAGAAGCTCGCCCAGCTCGCGCGGCAGTACCCGCTGCACCGCAACGTGACGCTGCGGCTGATGGAGCCGCTCGGCGCGCGGGATGAGATGGGCGACACGCCGGCCGCCTCGGAGGACGCTGCGCGAGCCGCACCCGCGACGCAGGGCGTGGCCGTGGACTTCCAGGGCGTGAGCGTCGTCGCGGGCGGGCACACGGTGCTCGAGGACGTGGCGCTGTCCATCGCCCCAGGCACGCACGTGGGAATCGTGGGCCCGTCGGGCGCCGGCAAGTCGAGCCTCGTGGGCCTGCTCGTCGGCTGGCACCACGCGGCAGGGGGCGAGTTGCTCGTGGACGGCGCGCCGCTCGACGGTGCACGGCTGGAGCGGCTGCGGCGCGAGACGGCGTGGGTGGACCCGGCCGTGCAGCTATGGAATCGCTCCTTCCTGGACAACCTCACGTATGGCGCGGCGTCGGAGCTGCCCGCGTCGCTGAGCCCCGTCATCGGCGCGGCGGACCTGCTCCCCGTGCTGGAGCGTCTGCCGGACGGGCTCCAGACGTCACTGGGTGAAGGCGGCGCGCGAGTCTCCGGAGGCGAGGGACAGCGCGTGCGCTTCGGCCGGGCCATGCTGCGGTCCGACGTGCGGCTGGCCATCCTCGATGAGCCGTTCCGGGGCCTGGACCGCGAGCGGCGACACGAGCTGCTGGAGCGGGCGCGCGAGCGGTGGGCCCGCGCGACACTGCTGTGCATCACCCACGATGTCGCGGAGACGCGTGACTTCGACCAGGTCCTCGTGGTGGAGGCGGGCCGCGTCGTGGAGCATGGCGAGCCCTCCGTGCTCGCGGCCATGCCGGGCTCGCGCTACCGCGCGCTGCTCGAAGCCGAGGCGCAGGCGAAGGCGGAGGTCTGGTCCAACGACACCTGGACGCGCGCCCGCATGGAGAACGGCGCCCTGGTGACGGCACCGCGCGAAACCCCGCGTGAAGACACGTGGGCGGAGGAGGCCGTGGCATGA
- a CDS encoding MerR family transcriptional regulator yields the protein MSGVLYAIGEVSRITGLSVKALRLYQEKKLLLPSRVDASSGYRYYTARDITQAHTLRVLRDLRLSLEEIRGVLAELDEGASLAEQLSKVRARLAEEAASAQRSVLALDALLRHQEQAEAYLRAPPPLDERWLPAVRAAVHRVRGRYSDAAVFFPRLFAACGPHVAGAPFCLYHEAEYREDDADISFCVPLSPGARPEGVHVEELPEVKAATLMHSGPPDTEGPSWARLFAHLHAHERAPAVPLRETFLRVGTTDTTPPTTWLTELALSWDAPESRRRP from the coding sequence GTGAGTGGAGTGCTGTACGCCATCGGCGAGGTGTCGCGCATCACCGGGCTGAGCGTGAAGGCGCTGCGTCTCTACCAGGAGAAGAAGCTGCTGCTGCCCTCGCGCGTGGACGCCTCCTCCGGCTACCGCTACTACACCGCGCGCGACATCACCCAGGCCCACACGCTGCGGGTGCTGAGGGACTTGCGCCTGTCCCTGGAGGAGATTCGCGGCGTGCTCGCGGAGTTGGACGAGGGCGCGTCGCTGGCCGAGCAGCTCTCGAAGGTGCGCGCCCGGCTCGCCGAGGAGGCCGCCAGCGCGCAGCGCTCGGTGCTGGCCCTGGACGCGCTGCTGCGGCACCAGGAACAGGCAGAGGCCTATCTGCGCGCGCCGCCGCCGCTGGATGAGCGGTGGCTGCCAGCCGTGCGCGCCGCGGTACACCGGGTCCGGGGACGCTACTCGGACGCGGCGGTCTTCTTTCCGCGCCTGTTCGCGGCCTGCGGTCCGCACGTGGCCGGTGCGCCCTTCTGCCTGTACCACGAGGCGGAGTACCGCGAGGACGACGCGGACATCTCCTTCTGCGTGCCCCTCTCCCCTGGAGCCCGGCCCGAGGGAGTGCACGTGGAGGAGCTGCCCGAGGTGAAGGCGGCCACGCTCATGCATTCCGGTCCGCCCGACACGGAGGGCCCCTCATGGGCGCGGCTCTTCGCGCACCTCCACGCTCACGAGCGCGCCCCGGCCGTCCCCTTGCGTGAGACGTTCCTGCGCGTGGGCACGACGGACACGACGCCGCCCACCACCTGGCTCACCGAGCTGGCGCTCTCCTGGGACGCGCCGGAGTCGCGGCGACGCCCGTGA
- a CDS encoding acyltransferase family protein, whose product MDGQRGIGTPVAKPHLGALTGVRFIAALHVIAFHLYHRFCLSEGAPPGVHDLLKAGHLGVALFFVLSGFILGYNYLERLPRTSAQRRAFWGARFARVYPVYLLGLVVTAPFFLRWILNDVQAGQWPWMNLLGLGLSPLLLQSWVPESALGWNAVGWSLSDEAFFYACFPFLGAWVARLGRSKVLQVAAGVVAAGCVLPIIYVLTKPDGLERVDAFTTGPWLVALRFLPLQRLAEFLLGICVARLFMSHPQGRPALPRGMTGAVALTTLALFCLHDRLPFPLGPSLFSLLFAALLYGLPLARGLLPRVLASKPLHVLGEASYALYILHMPVLDLMQKMTARAGAELPLPVFVPLFLLVALGVSVAVFRFVEEPARRALRQWFERPMAHAHSGGDASGGTGAAPA is encoded by the coding sequence ATGGACGGACAACGGGGCATCGGAACCCCGGTGGCGAAACCCCACCTCGGCGCGCTGACGGGCGTGCGCTTCATCGCGGCGCTGCACGTCATCGCCTTCCACCTCTACCACCGCTTCTGTCTCTCCGAAGGCGCTCCGCCCGGCGTGCATGATTTGCTCAAGGCCGGGCACCTGGGCGTGGCGCTCTTCTTCGTCCTGTCCGGCTTCATCCTCGGCTACAACTACCTGGAGCGGCTCCCCCGCACGAGCGCGCAGCGCCGCGCCTTCTGGGGCGCGAGGTTCGCCCGCGTCTACCCCGTCTACCTGCTGGGCCTCGTCGTCACGGCCCCCTTCTTCCTGCGGTGGATTCTCAATGACGTGCAGGCCGGCCAGTGGCCCTGGATGAACCTGCTCGGCCTGGGGCTGAGCCCGCTGCTGTTGCAGTCCTGGGTGCCGGAGTCCGCGCTCGGCTGGAACGCGGTGGGCTGGTCCTTGTCCGACGAGGCGTTCTTCTACGCGTGCTTCCCGTTCCTCGGCGCGTGGGTGGCGCGGCTGGGGCGGAGCAAGGTCCTCCAGGTGGCGGCGGGCGTCGTGGCGGCGGGCTGCGTGCTGCCCATCATCTACGTGCTGACGAAGCCGGATGGACTGGAGCGGGTGGATGCCTTCACCACCGGCCCGTGGCTCGTGGCGCTGCGCTTCCTTCCGCTCCAGCGGCTCGCCGAGTTCCTCCTCGGCATCTGCGTGGCGCGGCTGTTCATGAGCCACCCACAAGGCCGTCCCGCGCTGCCCAGGGGCATGACGGGCGCCGTCGCCCTCACCACGCTCGCGCTGTTCTGCCTGCATGACAGGCTGCCCTTCCCGCTGGGGCCCTCGCTGTTCTCGTTGCTGTTCGCGGCGCTGCTCTACGGGCTCCCGCTGGCGCGGGGACTGCTGCCGCGCGTGCTGGCGTCGAAGCCGCTGCACGTGCTGGGCGAGGCGAGCTACGCGCTCTACATCCTCCACATGCCCGTGTTGGACTTGATGCAGAAGATGACTGCCCGGGCCGGCGCCGAGCTTCCCCTCCCCGTCTTCGTGCCGCTGTTCCTGCTGGTGGCGCTGGGCGTGAGCGTGGCCGTGTTCCGCTTCGTGGAGGAGCCGGCGCGGCGCGCGCTCCGGCAGTGGTTCGAGCGTCCCATGGCGCACGCCCACTCCGGTGGCGATGCCTCTGGCGGCACGGGCGCCGCGCCTGCCTGA